Sequence from the Nitrincola iocasae genome:
CATGATATACAGTAAGCGGCGGGCATGAACCGGTTCCTGCTGAATACGACCCCATTCAGCATCGACAACCCAGTCTTTGTCAGCCGGGTTGCCCAGCCAGCGCCCAAAAATACGGTCCAACATGGGCGAACCACGCTGACCAACAGTCTGGCTGATTTGTCCGACCCTGTCGAAGCCTTGCTGTTCCAGTGTTGTTTTCTGCGCAGTCATCAGTTTGCACTCCCCACACGACCCTGTTTGAGCGCTTCCATAACTTCGGCTTTCGGGCCATCTGCCACAACCTTGCCAGCATCGATGACCAGTAACCGGTCGGCCAGAGCCAGCAAAGAGCTGCGATGAGTAATTACCAGCAGGGTTTTGCCTCGTGAATAGCGTGCCAGATTCTGCTTGATGGTTTCTTCACTGGAGTGATCCAGTGATCCCGTTGGTTCATCCAGCAGCAGCAGGGGAGGATCATTGATCAGTGCGCGGGCGATGGCAACCGACTGGCGTTGACCGCCCGAAAGCAGTTGACCACGTTCACCCACCTGCATATCAAAACCAGCAGGATGTGAATTGATAAAGGGTGCCAGGCCACTGAGCGTCGCCGCACGCAGAATCTGGTGATCTTCTGCCTGAGGGGCGGCGGTAATAATATTGTCCTTTAAGGTGCCGAAAAACATCGACACATCCTGAGGCACATAGCCGATCTGGCGTCGCAGTTCTGAAGGGTCAATCTGGCGAATATCCACACCGTCAATCAGAATGGCGCCGGATTCAGGTTCGTACAGACCCAGAATTAATTTTTCCAGCGTACTCTTACCCGAGCCGTTACGTCCGAGTACGGCAACATGTTCACCGGCTTTTATTTTAAAGCTGACATCGGTCAGTGCCTGACGCTCATCATTCGGGTAGCGAAAGCATACGCGTCTGAATTCGATTTCACCCTGCAGCGAAGGACGACTAATCCAGTTTTTGTTTTCCGGACGCTCAATGGGGCGTTCCATGATCTCGTTCAGAGACTGCATGGCTGTAGCGGAATGGTGGTATTGGGCCAGCAGTCCAGCCGCCTGGCTGATAGGTGCCATGGCACGAGAAGACAACAGATAAGCGGCGATTAAGCCACCCTGAGTCAGATTGCCCTCAATAATCATATACACACCGATAATAATAATGGCAACCGCCACACTATGCTGTGTCCACTGCGCGCCGTTGGTGATAGACGCTGAAATCAGCCGCATCTGTGCCGCTGTACGTGTCAGGAAAATGGTGGTTTTTTCCCAGACAGACTGAATTTTACTTTCAGCCCCAAAGCTTTTCAGTGTTTCCAGGTTGGACAGGCTCTCGATCAGCGTGGAGTTACGCATCGCACCTGCTCGCATAGACGTTTCCGACAGGCTATGCATCTTGGCCTGTGCACTTAATGCGTAGATCAATACCAATAATGCCCCGGCTATAATAGGCAGCACCAGTGGCCAGCCGATGATTGCGATAATCGTGGCAAACAACAGCACAAAGGGCAGATCAACCAGTGCAACTACGGTCAGTGAACCAATAAAACTGCGCACTGATTCAAAGGACTGCACATTGGCAGCAAAAGAGCCAGCAGACGCCGGGCGGTTGGCCATTTTCATACCCAATACCCGCTCCATAATCGCTGAAGACAGTTTGACGTCGGCGCGGCTGGCGCCCAGATCGACAAACCAACTGCGCATCAGCCGCAATACCAGGTCAGCCGACAGTACAATAAACACCCCGGCCGCCAGTACCCACAGGGTGTCTGTCGCATGGTTGGGGACTACGCGATCATACACATTCATCACAAACAGCGGCATGGCCACGGCAAAGCAGTTAATCATCACTGCCGACAGCAAGACATCCCGGTAGAGTCGGCGATTCTCAGCAATAACGCCCCAGAACCAATGGCGGTCACGTACTTTTTTAATTTCCGGTGCGCGGCTGTCAAAGCGAAATTCGGGCCGGGCGTAGATTACCTGACCGGAAAACTGTGACTGAATTTCCTTTAGTGGCACAGCCACTACGGTTTCACTCAGTTCAGGGTAAACGATTTCGGCCGTTTGTTGTTCAGTATCAATGCGGTTAACCACGCAGGCCTTGTCATTTTTCAATAACAGGATAGCGGGTAACAGATTACTATTGAGTTGATCCAGGCGACTATGACTGATGCGGCTGGCAAGACCCGCACGCTTGGCCGCACGTCCAAAAACAGAAGGGGTAAGAATGCCATTGACCAACGGCAGTCCCGCTATGGCTGTTTCTGCAGAAACCGGCGCGTCATGAAACCGTGACAGAATAAGCAAACAGCCCAGTAATGCACCGCCAGGGGTTTCAGTAAACACAGACATACAGTGTCTCAAGTCAGATAAAAAAGACGGACCTGAAAATCAGGCCCGTATAGATCAGAACTTAACCAATAAATGGTTTTTAATCAACGTTGCAGACGGCTTTGCGCAATACTGCTGTTGACATCCAGATCAGGGCAGGCGCTTTCAGCGTCAACCGTAAAGCTCTCTGCGCCCAGATCAGACAGACTCGGCAGCCCTTCGCGTACAACATCCAGTGCTGGCAGAAGCTCGCCCATACTTGTCAGGGTGCGCGCAGCAGCAATGCTGCGATCATAGACAGCATTGGTGTAAGCGCGGCTAGCCTGGAAGTATTCGTTTTCTGAATCCAGTACGTCTAACAGGGTACGATCGCCGATATCAAATTGGTCTTTGTAGGCAGTACGAACGCGGTCAGAAGAAATACGGTGCTGGTTCAGGATCGGCAGTTGCTCATCCAGCTTGC
This genomic interval carries:
- a CDS encoding type I secretion system permease/ATPase — translated: MSVFTETPGGALLGCLLILSRFHDAPVSAETAIAGLPLVNGILTPSVFGRAAKRAGLASRISHSRLDQLNSNLLPAILLLKNDKACVVNRIDTEQQTAEIVYPELSETVVAVPLKEIQSQFSGQVIYARPEFRFDSRAPEIKKVRDRHWFWGVIAENRRLYRDVLLSAVMINCFAVAMPLFVMNVYDRVVPNHATDTLWVLAAGVFIVLSADLVLRLMRSWFVDLGASRADVKLSSAIMERVLGMKMANRPASAGSFAANVQSFESVRSFIGSLTVVALVDLPFVLLFATIIAIIGWPLVLPIIAGALLVLIYALSAQAKMHSLSETSMRAGAMRNSTLIESLSNLETLKSFGAESKIQSVWEKTTIFLTRTAAQMRLISASITNGAQWTQHSVAVAIIIIGVYMIIEGNLTQGGLIAAYLLSSRAMAPISQAAGLLAQYHHSATAMQSLNEIMERPIERPENKNWISRPSLQGEIEFRRVCFRYPNDERQALTDVSFKIKAGEHVAVLGRNGSGKSTLEKLILGLYEPESGAILIDGVDIRQIDPSELRRQIGYVPQDVSMFFGTLKDNIITAAPQAEDHQILRAATLSGLAPFINSHPAGFDMQVGERGQLLSGGQRQSVAIARALINDPPLLLLDEPTGSLDHSSEETIKQNLARYSRGKTLLVITHRSSLLALADRLLVIDAGKVVADGPKAEVMEALKQGRVGSAN